One Kitasatospora sp. NBC_01266 genomic window carries:
- a CDS encoding PaaI family thioesterase: protein MTPTTPPVDAVLPVRHPEAPVPGTLLGSHYAHCFGCGPQHSSGLQLDVRAGEGLDVTAEFTVRPVHQGAPGLAHGGLLTTAMDETLGSLSWLLHLASVTGRLEADFVRPVPVDSLLHIRAWVTGVHGRKLYSAGEGRIGGPDGPVAIRAAALFVQVKLEHFTTHGRPEDIKAALDDPDQFKRARAFEVNP from the coding sequence CTGACACCGACCACCCCACCGGTCGACGCCGTCCTGCCGGTGCGCCACCCCGAGGCGCCCGTCCCCGGGACCCTGCTCGGCTCGCACTACGCGCACTGCTTCGGTTGCGGCCCGCAGCACAGCAGTGGTCTGCAACTGGACGTGCGGGCCGGCGAAGGGCTCGACGTCACCGCCGAGTTCACCGTCAGGCCGGTACACCAGGGCGCGCCAGGGCTGGCCCATGGCGGCCTGCTGACCACAGCGATGGACGAGACCCTCGGCTCGCTCAGCTGGCTGCTGCACCTGGCCTCGGTCACCGGCCGCCTCGAAGCCGACTTCGTCCGACCGGTCCCGGTCGACTCGCTGCTGCACATCCGGGCCTGGGTGACCGGCGTGCACGGCCGCAAGCTCTACAGCGCGGGTGAGGGGCGGATCGGCGGTCCCGACGGGCCGGTGGCGATCCGGGCGGCCGCCCTCTTCGTTCAGGTGAAACTGGAACACTTCACCACGCACGGTCGTCCTGAGGACATCAAGGCTGCCCTGGACGACCCTGACCAGTTCAAGCGCGCCAGAGCCTTCGAGGTGAATCCGTGA
- a CDS encoding acyl-ACP desaturase: MTIAPAQRTGSTAWTDARLILALEEVVETELNRHLTVAKEWMPHEYIPWSQGRDFDGVLDGEAWELGQSRVTPLGRISLVVNLLTEDNLPSYHHEIATMFGREGAWGTWVHRWTAEEGRHGIALRDYLLTTRAVDPVALERARMDHMSAGFESDNAHSMLHSVAYVAFQELATRISHRNTGHFAGDPLCEQLLAKIANDENLHMVFYRNLLRAALELAPDLAMQAIRDVVTDFRMPGHGMPGFERAAAQIAIGGIYNLRIHHDDVLQPVLRHLKVMEIGGLGPAGLQAQQELGLFLDGLDTQATRFDERQAALLARRAANAARKAG; encoded by the coding sequence GTGACCATCGCCCCCGCCCAGCGCACCGGCTCGACCGCCTGGACCGATGCCCGGCTGATCCTCGCCCTGGAAGAGGTCGTCGAGACCGAGCTCAACCGCCACCTGACGGTGGCCAAGGAGTGGATGCCGCACGAGTACATCCCGTGGAGCCAGGGGCGGGACTTCGACGGTGTGCTCGACGGCGAGGCCTGGGAGCTCGGCCAGTCGCGGGTCACCCCGCTCGGCCGGATCTCGCTGGTGGTCAACCTGCTGACCGAGGACAACCTCCCCAGCTACCACCACGAGATCGCCACCATGTTCGGGCGCGAGGGCGCCTGGGGGACCTGGGTGCACCGCTGGACGGCCGAGGAGGGCCGGCACGGCATAGCGCTGCGCGACTACCTGCTGACCACCCGCGCGGTCGACCCGGTGGCCCTGGAGCGGGCCCGGATGGACCACATGTCGGCCGGCTTCGAGTCCGACAACGCGCACAGCATGCTGCACTCGGTCGCCTATGTGGCCTTCCAGGAGCTCGCCACCCGCATCTCGCACCGCAACACCGGCCACTTCGCGGGCGACCCGCTCTGCGAGCAGCTGCTGGCGAAGATCGCCAACGACGAGAACCTGCACATGGTCTTCTACCGGAACCTGCTGAGGGCCGCGCTGGAGCTCGCGCCGGACCTCGCGATGCAGGCCATCCGCGACGTAGTTACCGACTTCCGGATGCCCGGCCACGGGATGCCCGGCTTCGAGCGGGCGGCGGCGCAGATCGCCATCGGCGGCATCTACAACCTGCGGATCCACCACGACGATGTGCTCCAGCCGGTGCTGCGCCACCTCAAGGTGATGGAGATCGGCGGGCTGGGCCCGGCCGGGCTGCAGGCCCAGCAGGAGCTCGGGCTCTTCCTGGACGGCCTGGACACCCAGGCCACCCGGTTCGACGAGCGCCAGGCCGCGCTGCTCGCCCGCCGGGCCGCCAACGCCGCGCGCAAGGCCGGCTGA
- a CDS encoding response regulator transcription factor: MRVLVVEDEQLLAEAVATGLRREAMAVDVVYDGEAALQRIAVNDYDVVVLDRDLPLVHGDDVCRSVVEQGLATRVIMLTASGDISDRVEGLEIGADDYLPKPFAFSELVARVRALGRRATVPLPPVLERAGITLDPGRREVLRDGRSIQLAPKEFAVLEVLMRAGGAVVSAEQLLEKAWDEHTDPFTNVVRVTVMTLRRKLGDPAVIVTVPGSGYRI, encoded by the coding sequence GTGCGGGTACTTGTCGTCGAGGACGAGCAGTTGCTCGCCGAAGCCGTGGCCACCGGCCTGCGCCGGGAGGCGATGGCCGTCGACGTGGTGTACGACGGCGAGGCCGCGCTGCAGCGGATCGCGGTCAACGACTACGACGTCGTGGTGCTCGACCGGGACCTGCCGCTGGTGCACGGCGACGACGTCTGCCGCAGCGTGGTCGAGCAGGGCCTGGCCACCCGGGTGATCATGCTGACCGCCTCCGGCGACATCAGCGACCGGGTCGAGGGCCTGGAGATCGGGGCGGACGACTACCTGCCCAAGCCGTTCGCTTTCAGCGAACTCGTCGCCCGGGTGCGCGCGCTGGGCCGGCGCGCCACCGTCCCGCTGCCGCCGGTCCTCGAGCGTGCCGGGATCACCCTCGACCCGGGCCGCCGCGAGGTGCTGCGGGACGGCCGCTCGATCCAGCTGGCCCCCAAGGAGTTCGCCGTCCTGGAGGTCCTGATGCGGGCCGGCGGGGCCGTGGTCTCCGCCGAGCAGCTGCTGGAGAAGGCCTGGGACGAGCACACCGACCCGTTCACCAACGTGGTCCGGGTCACCGTGATGACGCTGCGGCGCAAGCTCGGCGACCCGGCCGTCATCGTCACCGTGCCCGGCTCCGGCTACCGGATCTGA
- a CDS encoding inositol monophosphatase family protein, with translation MSDQTQPDAALLDEPLLDELLALALEAAQQAGALLRDGRPADLGVAATKSSPVDVVTEMDLASEKLIVELITGRRPQDGYLGEEGTERSGDSGVRWVVDPLDGTVNYLYGLPNWAVSVAAEYAGEVVVGVVFAPVRGELFQAVLGRGAQCDGRPLAGRPAPPWSQALVATGFNYVQPVRVHQAEVLHRLMPEVRDIRRAGAAALDLCDLAAGRLDGYYERGLSPWDLAAGGLIAREAGLLTGGRVGRPASGELVVAAAPGVFEPLQARLEELGAWHD, from the coding sequence GTGTCCGACCAGACCCAGCCCGACGCCGCCCTGCTCGACGAACCGCTGCTCGACGAACTCCTCGCCCTCGCGCTGGAGGCCGCGCAGCAGGCCGGCGCCCTGCTGCGGGACGGCCGCCCGGCCGACCTCGGCGTGGCGGCCACCAAGAGCAGCCCGGTCGATGTGGTCACCGAGATGGACCTGGCCTCCGAGAAGCTGATCGTGGAGCTGATCACCGGGCGCCGCCCGCAGGACGGCTACCTCGGTGAGGAGGGCACCGAGCGATCCGGTGACAGTGGTGTGCGCTGGGTCGTCGACCCGCTCGACGGGACCGTCAACTACCTCTACGGGCTGCCGAACTGGGCGGTCAGCGTGGCCGCCGAGTACGCCGGCGAGGTGGTCGTCGGAGTGGTCTTCGCGCCGGTCCGGGGCGAACTCTTCCAGGCCGTGCTGGGCCGCGGCGCGCAGTGCGACGGCCGCCCGCTGGCCGGCCGCCCGGCGCCGCCCTGGAGCCAGGCGCTGGTCGCCACCGGCTTCAACTACGTGCAGCCGGTCCGGGTGCACCAGGCCGAGGTGCTGCACCGCCTGATGCCCGAGGTGCGGGACATCCGGCGGGCCGGTGCGGCCGCGCTCGACCTCTGCGACCTGGCGGCCGGCCGCCTGGACGGCTACTACGAGCGCGGCCTGTCCCCGTGGGACCTGGCGGCCGGCGGTCTGATCGCCCGCGAGGCCGGCCTGCTGACCGGCGGCCGGGTGGGCCGACCGGCCTCCGGCGAGCTGGTGGTGGCCGCGGCACCCGGTGTCTTCGAGCCGTTGCAGGCCCGGCTGGAGGAACTGGGCGCCTGGCACGACTGA
- a CDS encoding DUF3093 domain-containing protein: MYDERLTAPRSWWLLPIAAGLSIGLILLKFGSMPGLIGLVVGLVIGTLGLSSYGSARIRVVQGSLVAGQARIPLTALGEARPLDAKEAVAWRSVKADPRAFMLLRSYVPTALRVEVTDPDDPTPYLYLSTRDPQALAAAIGAAQS, from the coding sequence ATGTACGACGAACGCCTCACCGCGCCCCGCTCCTGGTGGCTGCTGCCGATCGCGGCCGGCCTGTCGATCGGCCTGATCCTGCTGAAGTTCGGGTCGATGCCGGGCCTCATCGGCCTGGTCGTCGGCCTGGTGATCGGAACGCTCGGGCTGAGCTCGTACGGCTCGGCGCGGATCCGGGTGGTCCAGGGGTCCCTGGTGGCGGGGCAGGCCCGGATCCCCCTGACCGCGCTGGGTGAGGCCCGGCCGCTGGACGCCAAGGAGGCGGTCGCCTGGCGCTCGGTGAAGGCCGACCCGCGCGCCTTCATGCTGCTGCGCAGCTACGTCCCGACCGCGCTGCGGGTGGAGGTCACCGATCCGGATGACCCCACGCCCTACCTCTATCTCTCCACCCGCGACCCGCAGGCCCTGGCCGCCGCGATCGGTGCGGCGCAGTCCTGA
- a CDS encoding sensor histidine kinase, whose amino-acid sequence MTTPPTIGGPSGSSHTVPPRPDHPPRSEQSPRPAVERQPDPHLPGDGLSWLPFRPTIRIRLTLLYGGMFLMAGVVLLMLMYFVVRQAFENTTLPQIYIDPGVTARIGGQPVSGDTFNQYMKTALTAGQHSELDSLLRQALTVLVVLALIAFAAGYAMAGRVLRPLGRITRTAREVASSDLHRRIEMEGPDDELKELADTFDDMLDRLDRSFDSQRRFVANASHELRTPLAINRTLLEVQLSDPATSPDLQQLGKTLLATNERSEQLVEGLLLLAHSDNELTDRRPVELSEVASRAIEQSRSEAGSREVEIRAELNPVAVSGNGVLLERIALNLLQNAVRYNLPDGWVEITTSPGPGGLGELVVSNTGPVVPGYELEHIFEPFRRVKGADRTRSDKGVGLGLSIVRSVVRAHGGSIEAVPRPGGGLTMRVRIPGA is encoded by the coding sequence ATGACCACCCCGCCCACGATCGGCGGGCCCTCCGGCAGTTCCCATACGGTGCCGCCGCGCCCGGACCATCCGCCACGTTCCGAGCAGTCGCCACGCCCGGCCGTCGAGCGGCAGCCCGACCCGCACCTGCCCGGCGACGGGCTGAGCTGGCTGCCGTTCCGCCCGACCATCCGGATCCGCCTCACCCTGCTGTACGGCGGGATGTTCCTGATGGCCGGCGTGGTGCTGCTGATGCTCATGTATTTCGTGGTGCGCCAAGCCTTCGAGAACACCACGCTGCCGCAGATCTACATCGACCCCGGGGTCACCGCCCGGATCGGCGGGCAGCCGGTCAGCGGCGACACGTTCAACCAGTACATGAAGACCGCGCTGACCGCCGGGCAGCACAGCGAACTCGACTCCCTGCTGCGCCAGGCGCTCACGGTGCTGGTGGTGCTCGCCCTGATCGCCTTCGCGGCCGGCTACGCGATGGCGGGGCGGGTGCTGCGCCCGCTCGGCCGGATCACCCGGACCGCCCGCGAGGTGGCCAGCTCCGACCTGCACCGGCGGATCGAGATGGAGGGCCCGGACGACGAGCTCAAGGAGCTCGCCGACACCTTCGACGACATGCTCGACCGGCTGGACCGCTCCTTCGACTCCCAGCGCCGTTTCGTCGCCAACGCCTCGCACGAGCTGCGCACCCCGCTGGCGATCAACCGCACCCTGCTGGAGGTGCAGCTGTCCGACCCGGCCACCTCGCCGGACCTGCAGCAGCTCGGCAAGACCCTGCTGGCCACCAACGAGCGCAGCGAGCAGCTGGTCGAGGGCCTGCTGCTGCTGGCCCACAGCGACAACGAGCTGACCGACCGGCGCCCGGTGGAGCTGTCCGAGGTGGCCTCCCGGGCGATCGAGCAGAGCCGCTCGGAGGCGGGCAGCCGGGAGGTGGAGATCCGCGCCGAGCTCAACCCGGTGGCCGTCTCCGGCAACGGCGTGCTGCTGGAGCGGATCGCGCTCAACCTGCTGCAGAACGCCGTCCGGTACAACCTGCCGGACGGCTGGGTGGAGATCACCACCTCGCCCGGGCCCGGTGGTCTGGGTGAACTGGTGGTCAGCAACACCGGTCCGGTGGTCCCCGGCTACGAGCTGGAACACATCTTCGAGCCGTTCCGGCGGGTCAAGGGTGCGGACCGGACCCGCAGTGACAAGGGGGTCGGACTGGGCCTGTCGATCGTCCGCTCGGTGGTCCGCGCGCACGGCGGATCCATCGAAGCGGTGCCCCGCCCCGGCGGTGGACTGACCATGCGGGTACGAATCCCCGGAGCCTGA
- the dut gene encoding dUTP diphosphatase, with protein sequence MSSSTRPPVDILIRRLDPELPLPGYAQPGDAGADLCAAVDAELEPGERTVIPTGIAIALPDGYAAFVHPRSGLAARCGVALVNAPGTVDAGYRGEIKVIVVNLDPRERVSFRRGDRIAQLVIQQVEKARFHEVAELPGSARAEGGFGSTGGHAAV encoded by the coding sequence GTGAGTTCCTCCACCCGTCCGCCGGTCGACATCCTGATCCGACGCCTGGACCCCGAGTTGCCGCTGCCCGGCTACGCCCAGCCCGGCGACGCCGGCGCCGACCTGTGTGCTGCCGTCGACGCAGAGCTGGAACCGGGCGAGCGCACCGTGATCCCGACCGGTATCGCCATCGCGTTGCCGGACGGCTACGCCGCGTTCGTGCACCCGCGCTCGGGCCTGGCAGCTCGTTGCGGAGTTGCGCTCGTGAACGCCCCAGGGACGGTCGATGCCGGGTACCGTGGTGAGATCAAGGTGATCGTCGTCAACCTGGACCCGCGCGAGCGGGTCAGCTTCCGACGTGGGGACCGGATCGCCCAGCTGGTGATCCAGCAGGTCGAGAAGGCCCGCTTCCACGAGGTGGCCGAACTGCCCGGGTCCGCACGCGCCGAGGGTGGGTTCGGGTCGACCGGTGGCCACGCGGCGGTTTAG
- a CDS encoding ferrochelatase, giving the protein MPDDTRTEPGPASAAPYDALLLLSFGGPEGPEDVVPFLENVTRGRGIPKERLVEVGRHYFGFGGVSPINAQNRELLAALRADFAAHGLDLPVYWGNRNWAPYLVDTLRELAEDGHRRIAVLATSAYAGYSGCRQYRENLADALATLAEEGRPALTVDKLRHFYNHPGFVEPMIEATLDALAELPAELRDGAELAFTTHSIPTAMAASSGAPDDPARGTPGGAYVAQHLDVAELIVTAVAKATGVADRRWQLVYQSRSGAPHIPWLEPDICDHLTERREHGAAAVVMVPIGFVSDHMEVKYDLDTEAVAKAAELNLPVARAATVGADPRFTAAVRELLLERAATERGLTPRRCALGALGAGHDVCAVDCCPNPRAPRPAAAQA; this is encoded by the coding sequence ATGCCCGACGACACCCGCACGGAGCCCGGCCCGGCCTCCGCAGCCCCTTACGACGCCCTGCTGCTGCTCTCCTTCGGCGGCCCCGAGGGGCCCGAGGACGTGGTCCCGTTCCTGGAGAACGTCACCCGGGGCCGCGGCATCCCCAAGGAGCGCCTGGTCGAGGTCGGCCGGCACTACTTCGGCTTCGGCGGGGTCAGTCCGATCAACGCGCAGAACCGCGAGCTGCTCGCCGCGCTGCGCGCCGACTTCGCCGCGCACGGCCTGGACCTGCCGGTCTACTGGGGCAACCGGAACTGGGCCCCCTACCTGGTGGACACCCTGCGGGAGCTGGCCGAGGACGGTCACCGCCGGATCGCGGTGCTCGCCACCAGCGCCTACGCGGGGTACTCGGGCTGCCGCCAGTACCGGGAGAACCTGGCGGACGCGCTCGCCACCCTGGCCGAGGAGGGGCGCCCCGCGCTCACGGTGGACAAGCTGCGGCACTTCTACAACCACCCCGGCTTCGTCGAGCCGATGATCGAGGCCACCCTGGACGCGCTGGCCGAGCTGCCCGCCGAACTGCGTGACGGTGCCGAGCTGGCCTTCACCACCCACTCCATCCCGACCGCGATGGCGGCGAGCTCCGGGGCCCCCGACGACCCGGCCCGCGGCACTCCCGGGGGTGCGTACGTAGCCCAGCACCTGGACGTGGCCGAGCTGATCGTCACCGCCGTCGCCAAGGCCACCGGCGTGGCGGACCGCCGCTGGCAGCTGGTCTACCAGTCGCGCAGCGGTGCCCCGCACATCCCGTGGCTGGAGCCGGACATCTGCGACCACCTGACCGAACGCCGGGAGCACGGCGCGGCGGCCGTCGTGATGGTCCCGATCGGCTTCGTCTCGGACCACATGGAGGTCAAGTACGACCTCGACACCGAGGCGGTGGCCAAGGCCGCCGAGCTGAACCTGCCGGTGGCCCGCGCCGCCACGGTCGGCGCCGACCCGCGCTTCACCGCCGCCGTGCGCGAGCTGCTGCTCGAGCGGGCGGCCACCGAGCGCGGGCTCACGCCCCGGCGCTGCGCCCTGGGTGCGCTGGGCGCCGGCCACGACGTGTGCGCCGTTGACTGCTGCCCGAACCCCCGCGCGCCCCGCCCGGCCGCGGCCCAGGCTTGA
- a CDS encoding MFS transporter: protein MLSSYRQIFAAPGSLAFSTTGFVSRLPISMTGIGIVTMLSQLRGSYGVAGAVSAVMALSAAAIGPQVSRLVDRHGQRRVALPATAVTTVSTAALLLCARSGAPDWTLFLCAIGMGTMVSTGALVRARWAHLYRSDAAKLHTAYALESVVDELIFIVGPILSIGLATSLFPEAGVLLAGIFLALGVLLFTAQRGTEPPVHHEAHQESGSAIRSPGLQVLMLTFVATGAIFGAVEVVTVAFAQAQGHKAASSLVLAVYALGSALAGTVFGALRPRRTAERRFQLGVGVMAVSMVPLTLVALWCTGLVGLLAVGGALFLSGLSIAPTMITAMGLVQRLVPAAQLTEGMSWTTTGLALGVAGGSSLAGWVVDAAGAAAGYRVPLTAAVFALLVALAGGRRLRPAAAADTPQAVPVGH from the coding sequence GTGCTGTCCAGCTATCGCCAGATCTTCGCCGCCCCCGGCAGCCTCGCCTTCTCGACCACCGGCTTCGTCTCCCGCCTGCCGATCTCGATGACCGGCATCGGAATCGTCACCATGCTCTCCCAGCTGCGCGGTTCCTACGGCGTGGCGGGCGCGGTCTCGGCGGTGATGGCACTGTCGGCGGCGGCCATCGGGCCTCAGGTCTCCCGGTTGGTGGACCGGCACGGGCAGCGCCGGGTCGCCCTGCCCGCCACCGCGGTGACCACGGTGTCCACCGCCGCTCTGCTGCTCTGCGCCCGGTCCGGCGCCCCGGACTGGACGCTCTTCCTCTGCGCGATCGGCATGGGCACGATGGTCAGCACCGGCGCGCTGGTCCGGGCCCGCTGGGCACACCTCTACCGCTCGGACGCGGCCAAGCTGCACACCGCCTACGCGCTGGAGTCGGTGGTGGACGAGCTCATCTTCATCGTCGGACCGATCCTCTCGATCGGGCTGGCCACCTCGCTCTTCCCGGAGGCCGGAGTGCTGCTCGCCGGCATCTTCCTGGCGCTCGGGGTGCTGCTCTTCACCGCGCAGCGCGGCACCGAGCCGCCGGTGCACCATGAGGCGCACCAGGAGAGCGGCTCGGCGATCCGCTCCCCCGGTCTGCAGGTGCTGATGCTGACCTTCGTGGCCACCGGAGCGATCTTCGGCGCGGTCGAGGTGGTCACCGTGGCCTTCGCCCAGGCGCAGGGGCACAAGGCCGCCTCCAGTCTGGTGCTGGCCGTCTACGCGCTCGGCTCGGCGCTGGCCGGCACGGTCTTCGGCGCGCTGCGCCCGCGTCGCACGGCCGAGCGGCGGTTCCAGCTCGGCGTGGGGGTGATGGCGGTGAGCATGGTGCCGCTGACCCTGGTGGCGCTCTGGTGCACCGGCCTGGTCGGACTGCTGGCGGTCGGCGGCGCGCTCTTCCTCTCCGGCCTCTCGATAGCCCCGACCATGATCACCGCGATGGGACTGGTCCAGCGGCTGGTCCCCGCCGCACAGCTGACCGAGGGGATGAGCTGGACCACCACCGGGCTGGCGCTCGGGGTGGCCGGCGGCTCCTCGCTGGCCGGCTGGGTGGTGGACGCGGCCGGCGCCGCGGCCGGGTACCGGGTGCCGCTGACGGCGGCCGTCTTCGCACTGCTGGTCGCGCTGGCCGGCGGGCGCCGGCTGCGCCCGGCGGCCGCTGCCGACACGCCGCAGGCGGTCCCGGTCGGGCACTGA
- a CDS encoding D-arabinono-1,4-lactone oxidase: MPATVTTGRWTNWAGNQSAEPRQVVTPGSAEELAEVLRQAAEQGRTVKAVGSGHSFTAIASADDGVLVRPQGLTAVRELDRTAGTVTVEAGLPLARLNRLLAAAGLSLTNMGDIDVQTVAGATSTGTHGTGRDSASLAAQIKAVEIVLADGSVRRCSPTEDPELFAGARLGLGALGILSAITFGVEPAFLLTAREQPMRFAEVIGSFEELTSVNEHFEFYWFPHTDRCSTKRNNRSQGPAAPLPGFKAWLEDDFLSNTVWEGACRVGRAFPRSIPAIAAVASRAWSERSYTDTAYKVFTSPRKVRFIEMEYAVPRAAATEVLRELKALVERNDWQISFPVEVRCAPADDLWLSTASGRDTVYIAVHLYRGSAEQGYFTAVEQLMTAHQGRPHWGKLHSRDAEYLAGVYPHFKDFTGLRDRVDPERRFANAYLRRVLGA, encoded by the coding sequence ATGCCCGCCACCGTCACCACCGGCCGCTGGACCAACTGGGCGGGCAACCAGAGTGCCGAACCCCGGCAGGTGGTCACTCCCGGCTCCGCCGAGGAGCTGGCCGAGGTGCTGCGGCAGGCCGCCGAGCAGGGGCGCACGGTCAAGGCGGTCGGCTCGGGCCACTCCTTCACCGCGATCGCCTCGGCCGACGACGGCGTGCTGGTCCGGCCCCAGGGGCTGACCGCCGTGCGCGAGCTGGACCGCACGGCCGGCACGGTGACCGTCGAGGCCGGACTGCCACTGGCCAGGCTGAACCGGCTGCTGGCGGCGGCCGGCCTGTCGCTGACCAACATGGGCGACATCGACGTGCAGACCGTGGCGGGCGCGACCAGCACCGGCACCCACGGCACCGGGCGGGACTCGGCCTCGCTGGCCGCGCAGATCAAGGCTGTGGAGATCGTGCTCGCCGACGGCAGCGTGCGGCGCTGCTCCCCGACCGAGGACCCCGAGCTGTTCGCGGGGGCCAGGCTGGGACTGGGCGCGCTCGGGATACTCAGCGCGATCACCTTCGGGGTGGAGCCGGCCTTCCTGCTGACGGCCCGCGAGCAGCCGATGCGTTTCGCCGAGGTGATCGGCTCCTTCGAGGAGCTGACCTCGGTCAACGAGCACTTCGAGTTCTACTGGTTCCCGCACACCGACCGGTGCAGCACCAAGCGCAACAACCGCAGCCAGGGGCCGGCCGCACCGCTGCCCGGTTTCAAGGCCTGGCTGGAGGACGACTTCCTCTCCAACACGGTCTGGGAGGGCGCCTGCCGGGTCGGCCGCGCCTTCCCCAGGAGCATCCCGGCGATCGCGGCCGTGGCCAGCCGGGCCTGGTCCGAGCGGAGCTACACCGACACCGCGTACAAGGTCTTCACCAGCCCGCGCAAGGTGCGCTTCATCGAGATGGAGTACGCGGTGCCACGGGCGGCGGCCACCGAGGTGCTGCGCGAGCTGAAGGCGCTGGTGGAACGGAACGACTGGCAGATCAGCTTCCCGGTGGAGGTGCGCTGCGCCCCGGCCGACGACCTGTGGCTCTCCACCGCGAGCGGTCGCGACACCGTCTACATCGCGGTGCACCTCTACCGGGGCTCCGCCGAGCAGGGCTACTTCACGGCCGTCGAGCAGCTGATGACCGCCCACCAGGGCCGCCCGCACTGGGGCAAGCTGCACAGCCGGGACGCCGAGTACCTGGCCGGCGTCTACCCGCACTTCAAGGACTTCACCGGGCTGCGCGACCGGGTCGACCCCGAGCG
- a CDS encoding DUF4193 domain-containing protein gives MATDYDTPRKTDDDINEDSIEELKARRNEKSAPSVDVDFDDSGESLELPGADLSNEELSVRVLPRQADEFTCMTCFLVHHRSQLAGEKNGHPFCRDCA, from the coding sequence ATGGCAACGGACTACGACACCCCGCGCAAGACAGACGACGACATCAACGAGGACAGCATCGAGGAGCTCAAGGCTCGTCGAAACGAGAAGTCGGCACCCTCGGTCGATGTTGACTTCGACGACTCCGGCGAGAGCCTCGAACTTCCCGGCGCAGACCTCTCCAACGAGGAGCTGTCCGTCCGGGTGCTGCCCCGTCAGGCCGACGAGTTCACCTGCATGACCTGCTTCCTGGTGCACCACCGCAGCCAGCTCGCCGGTGAGAAGAACGGCCATCCGTTCTGCCGGGACTGCGCCTGA
- a CDS encoding DUF3710 domain-containing protein, with protein MFRRRQKSEDAVEQLAEDAISADETADDVEGSADSESETLTDVDDVDEAVEEDPADRVGLPPAPRPDGPWDFSELESPAEGRVDLGGLLVPGVEGMELRVEVAGDAIVAATLVLGNSAIQLQAFAAPKSEGIWGEVRDEIADGIRTQGGLVEVEEGNLGWHLRAQVPVQLPDGTQGVQLVRFVGCDGPRWFLRGVISGQAAVQPETADVLEQVFRQTVVVRGEVPMAPRDPIVLKLPEDAQMVADGGVGAPEAETSRFGDATLSPFARGPEITEVR; from the coding sequence GTGTTCCGTCGTCGCCAGAAGAGCGAGGACGCTGTCGAGCAGCTCGCCGAGGACGCCATCAGCGCCGACGAGACGGCCGATGACGTCGAAGGTTCCGCCGACTCCGAGAGCGAGACACTGACCGACGTCGACGATGTCGACGAGGCTGTGGAGGAGGACCCGGCGGATCGGGTCGGCCTGCCTCCGGCTCCGCGCCCCGATGGTCCCTGGGACTTCTCCGAGCTGGAGAGCCCCGCCGAGGGCCGGGTCGACCTGGGTGGCCTGCTGGTCCCCGGGGTGGAGGGAATGGAGCTGCGGGTCGAGGTGGCAGGCGACGCGATCGTGGCCGCCACCCTGGTCCTCGGCAACAGCGCCATCCAGCTCCAGGCCTTTGCCGCGCCCAAGTCCGAGGGCATCTGGGGTGAGGTCCGCGACGAGATCGCGGACGGCATCCGCACCCAGGGCGGCCTGGTCGAGGTCGAGGAGGGCAACCTCGGCTGGCACCTGCGCGCACAGGTTCCGGTGCAGTTGCCGGACGGTACGCAGGGTGTGCAGCTGGTCCGCTTCGTCGGCTGCGACGGCCCGCGCTGGTTCCTGCGCGGCGTGATCTCCGGGCAGGCCGCCGTGCAGCCCGAGACCGCGGATGTCCTGGAGCAGGTGTTCCGGCAGACCGTCGTCGTCCGCGGCGAGGTCCCGATGGCGCCGCGCGACCCGATCGTGCTCAAGCTCCCCGAGGACGCCCAGATGGTCGCCGACGGCGGCGTCGGCGCCCCCGAGGCGGAGACCTCGCGGTTCGGGGACGCGACGCTCAGCCCGTTCGCGCGCGGCCCGGAGATCACCGAGGTCCGCTGA